The following coding sequences lie in one Musa acuminata AAA Group cultivar baxijiao chromosome BXJ1-8, Cavendish_Baxijiao_AAA, whole genome shotgun sequence genomic window:
- the LOC103996008 gene encoding autophagy-related protein 16-like yields the protein MSSEEIGTAAIKRAIVALRKRHLLEEGAHAPAINALSRPLVAQGLEWKEKAENLELELQQCYKAHTRLSEQLVVEIAECRESKALVQEKEESINNLQNDISLAREENLQIKQDLDEKTKALDLLMSENQSLKAQLEEIRLKLKKTETENKDLIDRWMLEKMNSAEKLNEVNAMYEDMMQQLKVSSIEQLARQQVDGIVRQREAGYVDHVESTVPSSCKHTLHAHEGGCGSILFQNNSDKLISGGQDRTVKIWDTKSGTLSSTLHGCLGSLLDLAITHDNRFIIAASSSNNLYVWETSSGRVRHTLTGHTDKVCAVDASKVSSRNLVSAAYDHTMKVWDLVKGYCTNTIIFQSNCNSLSYTMDGLTFCSGHVDGNLRIWDSRMGKVVGEVAAHSQAVTSIYVSQSGNLLLTSGRDNLHNLFDLRTLEICGTFRANGNRVASNWSRSCISPDEKCVTAGSSDGSIYIWSRLNNNMLSILEGHSSPVLSCAYGGPGNTLASADKNGNLCIWC from the exons AT GAGCTCGGAAGAGATCGGGACGGCGGCGATCAAGCGCGCCATCGTGGCGCTCCGAAAGCGGCATTTGCTCGAGGAAGGCGCCCACGCTCCGGCCATCAACGCCCTCTCCAGACCCCTCGTCGCCCAG GGCTTAGAGTGGAAGGAAAAAGCTGAAAACCTTGAGCTGGAACTGCAACAATGTTACAAAGCTCACACACGGTTATCTGAACAGCTTGTGGTGGAAATTGCAGAATGCAGAGAATCAAAAGCCCTTGTTCAAGAGAAAGaagaatcaattaataatttgcaAAATGACATCTCACTAGCAAG GGAAGAAAACCTACAAATTAAGCAGGACCTAGATGAAAAGACAAAAGCTTTGGATTTGTTAATGAGTGAAAACCAGTCACTCAAAGCACAACTTGAGGAGATTAGATTGAAACTGAAAAAAACAGAGACTGAGAACAAGGATTTAATTGATCGTTGGATGCTTGAGAAGATGAATTCTGCAGAAAAGCTAAATGAG GTTAATGCAATGTATGAGGACATGATGCAACAGTTGAAGGTGTCCAGCATTGAACAACTTGCACGACAACAAGTTGATGGAATCGTTCGCCAAAGGGAAGCTGGATATGTGGACCATGTGGAATCAACAGTTCCATCGTCTTGCAAGCACACACTTCATGCTCATGAAGGTGGGTGCGGATCCATTTTGTTCCAAAACAACTCGGATAAGCTGATTAGTGGCGGCCAGGATCGGACCGTCAAGATCTGGGATACAAAATCTGGGACACTAAGCTCCACTCTTCATGGTTGCCTTGGGTCATTACTTGATCTTGCTATCACACATGACAACAGATTTATCATTGCTGCCAGCAGTTCAAACAACCTATATGTATGGGAGACTAGCTCCGGTCGGGTACGACATACACTCACTGGCCACACTGACAAAGTATGTGCTGTTGATGCAAGCAAAGTTTCCAGCCGCAATTTAGTGAGCGCTGCTTACGATCATACCATGAAGGTCTGGGATCTGGTGAAAGGCTACTGCACCAATACCATTATCTTCCAGAGCAACTGCAACTCGCTTTCTTACACCATGGATGGACTTACCTTCTGCTCCGGACATGTAGATGGTAACCTTCGGATCTGGGATAGCAGGATGGGAAAAGTTGTGGGCGAAGTAGCTGCTCATTCGCAGGCAGTCACATCGATTTACGTATCCCAAAGCGGGAACTTGTTGCTGACAAGTGGAAGGGACAATTTACACAACCTATTTGACTTGAGAACACTGGAAATTTGTGGGACGTTCAGAGCCAATGGCAACAGAGTTGCATCAAACTGGAGCAGGTCGTGTATCAGTCCTGACGAGAAGTGTGTCACAGCGGGATCATCTGATGGATCTATCTATATATGGTCAAGACTAAACAATAACATGCTGAGCATTTTGGAGGGGCATTCTTCACCAGTTCTTTCATGCGCATATGGTGGACCGGGGAACACACTAGCTTCTGCTGATAAGAATGGAAATTTGTGTATATGGTGTTGA